One Pichia kudriavzevii chromosome 3, complete sequence genomic window carries:
- a CDS encoding uncharacterized protein (PKUD0C08210; similar to Saccharomyces cerevisiae YDL125C (HNT1); ancestral locus Anc_7.287) encodes MASAIAHEASCIFCKIIKGDIPSFKLLETAHSYSFLDIQPTAKGHLLIIPKYHGAKLHNLPDEYLADLLPVAKRLAIALNLNIDSPQGDGYNILQNNGRIAHQVVDHVHVHLIPKRDEETGLIVGWPSVDADMTELGEFAKELQAKLN; translated from the exons ATGGCATCTGCTATCGCACACGAGGCTTCCTGTattttttgcaaaatcatcaaag GTGATATTCCATCTTTCAAACTGCTCGAAACCGCCCACTCCTATTcctttttggatattcaaCCGACTGCTAAGGGCCATCTTCTAATTATTCCTAAATACCATGGCGCTAAGTTACACAATTTGCCAGATGAATATTTAGCTGACCTATTGCCTGTTGCTAAGAGATTGGCAATTGCGTTAAATTTAAACATCGATTCGCCACAAGGTGACGGCTATAATATTTTACAAAACAACGGTAGAATTGCCCACCAAGTTGTTGATCACGTCCATGTCCATTTGATTCCAAAaagagatgaagaaactggTTTAATTGTAGGATGGCCTTCAGTTGATGCTGATATGACTGAATTAGGCGAATTTGCAAAGGAGTTACAAGCAAAGTTGAACTGA